The following are encoded together in the Brassica napus cultivar Da-Ae chromosome A9, Da-Ae, whole genome shotgun sequence genome:
- the LOC106366695 gene encoding mitochondrial amidoxime reducing component 2: MEEQALKIQSIFIYPIKSCRGISVSQATVTQTGFQWDRYWLAVNYKGRAYTQKVEPKLALVESELPKEAFFEDWKPTKNSFLVVRAPGMSPLKIPLTKPSSVAEGVSMWEWSGSAFDEGEEAAKWFSDYLGKQSRLVRFNKETETRPSPPEYAAGYSTTFANTFPFMVSSQASLDKLNTILTEPVPINRFRPNILVDNCDPFGEDLWDEIKINDLVFQGVRLCSRCKLPTVNQETGVPDATEPIETLMKFRSDKVLMPHKKPHGKVFFGKDMVWNWNTTNNQGKGSKIIKVGDSISVLRMISSVSEAAV; encoded by the exons ATGGAGGAGCAAGCTCTGAAGATTCAATCTATATTCATTTATCCGATCAAATCTTGTCGTGGAATCTCTGTCTCTCAGGCAACTGTAACTCAAACTG GATTTCAATGGGACCGGTATTGGTTAGCTGTGAACTACAAGGGAAGAGCATACACTCAAAAAGTTGAGCCAAAGCTTGCTCTTGTTGAATCTGAGCTTCCTAAGGAAGCTTTCTTTGAAGACTGGAAGCCAACAAAGAATTCGTTTTTGG TGGTAAGAGCTCCTGGAATGAGTCCTTTAAAGATTCCATTGACTAAACCAAGCTCGGTGGCAGAAGGTGTGTCCATGTGGGAATGGTCTGGATCTGCCTttgatgaaggagaagaagctgcTAAATGGTTTTCTGATTATCTCGGAAAACAAAGccgtttggttcggtttaataAAG AAACTGAAACTAGACCTTCACCTCCTGAGTATGCAGCTGGTTACTCTACCACATTTGCTAATACATTCCCTTTCATGGTTTCTTCACAG GCTTCTTTGGACAAGCTGAATACAATTCTTACTGAACCGGTGCCTATTAATCGCTTTCGACCCAa CATTCTGGTCGATAATTGTGATCCTTTTGGTGAAGATCTTTGGGATGAAATCAAGATAAATGATCTGGTCTTCCAAGGAGTTAGGCTATGTAGCCGCTGCAAG TTGCCAACTGTGAATCAAGAAACCGGAGTTCCAGATGCAACTGAACCAATTGAAACTCTGATGAAATTCAGATCAGACAAAGTCTTAATGCCACACAAGAAACCGCATGGAAAA GTTTTCTTTGGTAAGGATATGGTTTGGAATTGGAACACAACCAATAACCAAGGCAAAGGCAGTAAGATAATCAAAGTTGGTGATTCCATCTCTGTCCTAAGGATGATCTCTTCCGTATCTGAAGCAGCTGTTTAA
- the LOC106366692 gene encoding mitochondrial amidoxime reducing component 2 yields the protein MEGQALKIQSLIIFPIKSCRGISVPQATVTQTGFEWDRYWLVVNHKGRACTQNVEPKLALVEAELPKEAFFEDWEPTKNSFLVVRAPGMSLLKIPLTTPSWVAEGVSMWEWSGSAFDEGEEAAKWFSDYLGKQSRLVRFNKETECRATPPQYAVGYSTTFSNTFPFLVSSQASLDHLNTLLPEPVPMNRFRANIVVENGDPFDEDLWDEIKINDLVFKGVRLCYRCKITTVDQETGVPSTEPIQTLRKFRSDTLLMPDKKSQRKVFFGKEMVWNWNISNSQGKGTKTIKVGDSISILSKIPSITEAAT from the exons ATGGAGGGTCAAGCTCTGAAGATTCAATCTTTAATCATTTTTCCGATCAAATCTTGCCGTGGAATCTCTGTCCCTCAGGCAACTGTAACTCAGACTG GATTTGAATGGGACCGGTATTGGTTAGTTGTGAACCATAAAGGAAGAGCATGCACTCAAAACGTTGAGCCAAAGCTTGCTCTTGTTGAAGCAGAGCTGCCCAAGGAAGCCTTCTTTGAAGATTGGGAGCCAACAAAGAACTCCTTTTTGG TGGTGAGAGCTCCTGGTATGAGTCTGTTAAAAATTCCATTGACTACACCAAGCTGGGTGGCAGAAGGTGTGTCCATGTGGGAATGGTCTGGCTCTGCGTttgatgaaggagaagaagctgcTAAATGGTTTTCAGATTATCTCGGAAAACAAAGCCGTCTGGTTCGGTTTAACAAAG aAACCGAATGTAGAGCTACACCTCCTCAGTATGCAGTAGGTTACTCTACAACATTTTCAAACACATTTCCGTTTCTGGTTTCATCTCAG GCTTCTTTGGACCATCTGAATACACTTCTGCCAGAACCAGTGCCTATGAACCGTTTTAGAGCCAA CATTGTTGTGGAGAATGGTGATCCTTTCGATGAAGATCTTTGGGATGAGATCAAGATAAACGACTTAGTCTTCAAAGGAGTTAGGCTATGTTACCGCTGCAAG aTAACAACTGTGGATCAAGAAACCGGGGTTCCGTCGACCGAACCAATCCAAACTCTTAGGAAATTCAGATCAGACACACTCTTAATGCCAGACAAGAAATCTCAGAGAAAG GTTTTCTTTGGTAAGGAGATGGTTTGGAATTGGAACATATCCAACAGCCAAGGCAAAGGCACCAAGACAATCAAAGTTGGTGATTCCATCTCTATCCTAAGTAAGATCCCTTCCATAACTGAAGCAGCTACTTGA
- the LOC106366694 gene encoding haloacid dehalogenase-like hydrolase domain-containing protein 3 — MSLLSKLRCITVDVTGTLIAYKGELGDYYCMAAKAVGLPCPDYTRVHEGFKIAYTDMAQKYPCFGFSKMPNIAWWKTCVRDSFVKAGYDYDEETFEKVFRRIYSTFGSAAPYSVFQDSRPFLRWAREKGLIVGLVSNAEYRYQEVILPALGLNKGEWDFGVFSGMEGIEKPDPRIYKLALERAGNNIRPEEVLHIGDSMRKDYVPAKSTGMHALLLDRFKTEAAKDWREAGAVVLPDLVAVQQLLESDKLKC, encoded by the exons ATGTCGCTTTTGTCGAAGCTAAGGTGTATCACAGTAGATGTAACGGGTACACTCATAGCTTACAAAGGAGAGCTTGGTGATTACTACTGTATGGCTGCTAAAGCCGTTGGCTTGCCATGTCCTGACTACACACGAGTCCATGAAGGTTTCAAAATTGCTTATACAGACATGGCTCAAAAGTATCCTTGTTTCGGTTTCTCCAAAATGCCAAACATTGCTTGGTGGAAAACCTGCGTGAGAGATTCATTCGTCAAg GCAGGGTATGACTATGATGAGGAAACGTTTGAGAAAGTGTTTAGAAGAATCTACTCAACGTTTGGCTCTGCTGCACCTTACTCTGTGTTTCAAGATTCTCGACCTTTCTTGAGATGGGCACGGGAGAAAGGGCTTATAGTTGGACTTGTTAGCAACGCGGAGTATCGATATCAAGAAGTTATTTTACCTGCCTTGGGTTTGAACAAG GGAGAGTGGGACTTTGGTGTGTTCTCTGGTATGGAAGGGATAGAGAAGCCAGATCCGAGGATATACAAGCTGGCGTTAGAGAGAGCTGGGAACAACATAAGGCCTGAAGAGGTTCTGCATATTGGAGATAGTATGCGTAAAGATTATGTCCCGGCGAAGAGTACTGGGATGCATGCTTTGTTGCTTGATAGGTTTAAGACAGAAGCTGCTAAAGACTGGAGAGAAGCTGGAGCTGTTGTGCTTCCTGATTTAGTTGCTGTTCAACAGCTTTTGGAGTCTGATAAGTTGAAATGTTAA
- the LOC106364364 gene encoding FT-interacting protein 3-like has product MAENDFSLKETCPKIGGGRSTPGGEMQTSSFDLVERMTFLYIRVVKARALPSNDSFIEVTIGSYKGRTKNNTNPNPNPEFHEVFAFNKDRLQGNVLDVAVKANEEVIIGKCKFEVAEIPTRVPPDSPLAPQWYRLEDINGNRFGGEVMLSVWMGTQADEVFPEAWHSDCVTVNGDNAVIARSKVYLSPRLWYLRVNIIEAQDLVPLQGNRTNPEILVKGFLGNIVVRSRVSQTRTLSPVWNEDMMFVAVEPFEDSLILSLECKLGQNEECLGKCEIKLSQVERRVMPDTVPAMWYNLERVVDSVVQGFAGRIHLRVSLDGGYHVLDESIQYSSDYRASAKILWTPAIGVLELGVISASGLMPMKSREGRGTTDAYCVAKYGQKWVRTRTIVDTFSPKWNEQYTWEVYDPYTVITIGVFDNMHLLVPGNTNGPRDSRIGKIRIRLSTLETERIYTHSYPLIVLKPDGVKKMGEIQLAVRFSCTSTIDMLQKYSEPLLPMMHYLTPLSIYQLDSLRHQATHILCMNLGRTEPPLGRDVVEYMLDFGSNIWSIRRGRANFERLVTFFTAFLDAWVWFDSVCKWKSPVTTILAHFIFLFIVFLPKYCVTSLLLYCFVIGFYRYRLRPRHPPHMDIKLSKADSALPDELDEEFDGFPSGKSADLVKKRYDRLRGIAGRMMMVLGDLATQGERVKNLLSWRDPRATFLFSMFCLVACGVIFLISMKLLMTLLAFYVMRHPRLRIFDIPSVPQNFFRRLPSRADSML; this is encoded by the coding sequence atggcAGAAAACGACTTCTCACTTAAAGAGACATGTCCGAAAATCGGCGGTGGAAGATCAACTCCCGGCGGCGAAATGCAAACGTCATCGTTCGACCTCGTGGAGCGAATGACATTTCTCTACATCCGAGTCGTCAAGGCTCGAGCCTTACCTTCCAACGACTCATTCATCGAAGTCACCATCGGAAGCTACAAAGGAAGAACGAAGAACAAcacaaaccctaaccctaaccctGAGTTCCACGAAGTCTTCGCCTTTAACAAGGATCGTCTCCAAGGAAACGTCTTGGACGTTGCTGTGAAGGCCAACGAAGAAGTGATTATTGGTAAGTGCAAGTTCGAAGTTGCTGAGATTCCGACGCGTGTCCCTCCGGACAGTCCATTGGCTCCTCAGTGGTATAGATTAGAAGACATCAACGGGAACAGGTTCGGAGGAGAGGTTATGCTGTCTGTTTGGATGGGGACACAAGCTGATGAAGTGTTCCCTGAAGCTTGGCATTCAGATTGCGTTACCGTGAATGGAGACAACGCAGTGATCGCACGGTCTAAAGTTTATCTATCTCCGAGGCTTTGGTATCTGCGTGTGAACATCATCGAGGCTCAAGATTTGGTTCCGTTACAAGGAAACAGAACCAATCCGGAGATTTTAGTGAAAGGGTTTTTAGGGAACATTGTCGTGAGGAGTCGGGTGTCTCAGACACGAACCTTGAGTCCGGTTTGGAACGAGGATATGATGTTTGTTGCGGTTGAGCCTTTTGAAGACAGCTTGATACTTAGCTTGGAATGCAAGTTAGGTCAAAACGAAGAGTGTTTAGGGAAATGTGAGATAAAGTTATCTCAAGTTGAGAGAAGGGTAATGCCGGATACTGTGCCGGCTATGTGGTACAACTTGGAACGCGTCGTGGACTCAGTGGTACAGGGATTCGCGGGGAGGATTCATTTGCGGGTTTCGTTGGACGGAGGTTACCATGTTCTTGACGAGTCTATTCAGTATAGCAGCGATTATAGAGCTTCTGCGAAAATTTTATGGACTCCAGCGATCGGTGTGTTGGAGCTTGGTGTCATCAGTGCGTCTGGTTTGATGCCTATGAAGTCACGTGAGGGCCGAGGAACCACTGATGCGTATTGTGTGGCCAAGTACGGGCAGAAGTGGGTGAGAACGAGGACGATTGTCGATACTTTTAGCCCGAAATGGAACGAGCAGTATACTTGGGAGGTTTATGATCCTTACACCGTTATCACCATTGGGGTTTTCGACAACATGCATCTATTAGTACCAGGAAACACGAATGGTCCTAGAGATTCAAGAATCGGTAAGATACGGATACGTTTGTCCACGCTCGAAACGGAACGGATCTACACGCATTCGTATCCACTCATTGTTTTGAAACCAGACGGTGTGAAGAAAATGGGTGAAATTCAGCTCGCGGTTCGATTCTCATGTACTTCAACGATCGATATGCTTCAGAAATACTCAGAGCCGTTGCTGCCTATGATGCACTACTTAACTCCATTGTCAATCTACCAGCTAGACAGTCTTAGGCATCAAGCAACTCATATACTTTGTATGAACCTAGGCCGGACCGAGCCGCCGCTAGGGAGAGATGTGGTTGAGTATATGCTTGATTTCGGATCCAACATTTGGAGTATCAGAAGAGGAAGAGCGAATTTCGAACGTCTTGTGACATTCTTCACTGCGTTTCTTGATGCTTGGGTTTGGTTTGATTCGGTTTGCAAATGGAAGAGTCCGGTAACAACGATTCTTGCACATTTTATCTTCTTGTTCATTGTGTTTCTCCCTAAGTATTGTGTCACCTCTCTGCTGCTGTACTGCTTTGTGATTGGGTTTTATCGGTATCGGTTGAGACCGAGGCATCCTCCTCACATGGATATAAAGCTGTCTAAAGCGGATTCGGCTTTACCTGATGAGCTAGACGAGGAGTTTGATGGGTTCCCGAGTGGGAAATCTGCAGATTTGGTGAAGAAAAGGTATGATAGGTTAAGAGGAATCGCAGGGAGGATGATGATGGTTTTAGGAGACTTGGCTACTCAGGGAGAGAGAGTTAAGAATCTGTTGAGCTGGAGAGATCCTAGGGCAACGTTTCTGTTTTCGATGTTTTGTTTGGTTGCTTGTGGAGTGATCTTCTTAATCTCCATGAAACTGCTGATGACTTTGCTTGCCTTCTACGTCATGAGACACCCTAGGCTCAGGATTTTTGATATTCCTTCGGTTCCTCAAAACTTCTTTAGGAGATTGCCTTCAAGAGCTGATAGTATGTTGTga
- the LOC125578062 gene encoding uncharacterized protein LOC125578062: MASTYTLLADLRARRCSNTAEVRLLRFWEARNINKGGELMSVDMLLLDENSTLVHGSVSALRQLRFRQRLTEGSVYNLSGFDVAWNSPKFRLSDGPVSICFNEETAFEKTSVRNIPTEHFRFRSYDQILELANTGKQLPDVMGELCAIRSTITDRIPGAQRVMLTLRLERDSTIRVSLFDSLALAFHSKLDCYGREPRIVIATGINPKMVAGGGTDQSASSSKVVQAQKTEPIHVCELNQFVVTAEPQIIEFLCTAKVTEIQISEGWSRTESSIHCGRYRVIVSLSDGTGTAAFLGFDTEVAKLTHVLASEAAQIVGVGATAQVDVDLPCSLADIVGNTYTFQLKLKYFNFFANHQTFTISRIFPAQELAPIPTLEEGADVTEPALLQNVAAAPEGIAAITSSVAAPSPEADGTFSQREELAAEEADLAGNASKKARVE, from the exons ATGGCGTCTACGTACACGCTACTTGCCGACCTGAGAGCCAGGCGATGCTCTAACACCGCGGAGGTCCGTCTGTTGAGATTTTGGGAGGCAAGAAACATCAACAAAGGCGGGGAGCTTATGAGCGTTGATATGTTGCTCCTCGATGAAAAC TCAACGCTGGTGCACGGATCTGTTTCGGCACTTCGCCAGCTCAGGTTCAGACAACGTCTCACCGAAGGCTCTGTCTACAATCTAAGCGGATTCGACGTGGCCTGGAACAGCCCCAAATTTCGATTATCTGATGGGCCTGTCTCAATTTGTTTCAATGAAGAAACAGCTTTTGAGAAAACGAGTGTAAGGAACATACCTACCGAACACTTCCGCTTCCGGTCATACGACCAGATACTGGAGCTAGCAAATACCGGCAAACAACTCCcgg ATGTAATGGGAGAGCTTTGTGCAATTAGGAGCACAATAACCGACCGGATACCTGGAGCACAGCGTGTTATGCTTACCTTGCGTCTCGAAAG GGATTCAACCATCCGTGTTAGTCTGTTTGATTCTTTGGCACTTGCCTTCCATAGCAAGCTCGACTGTTACGGGAGAGAGCCAAGAATTGTTATCGCCACTGGCATCAATCCTAAGATGGTTGCAG GTGGTGGGACAGATCAGTCAGCGTCTTCATCAAAAGTAGTTCAGGCACAGAAGACTGAGCCCATACACGTTTGTGAGCTTAACCAATTTGTTGTCACTGCTGAACCTCAG ATCATTGAGTTCCTCTGCACGGCTAAGGTGACTGAGATTCAGATAAGTGAGGG CTGGAGCAGAACCGAATCTTCAATCCACTGCGGTAGGTACCGTGTGATAGTCTCTCTTTCTGATGGCACTGGCACAGCGGCTTTCCTTGGGTTTGATACAGAAGTCGCTAAACTGACTCATGTTCTAGCTTCTGAGGCTGCACAAATCGTG GGTGTAGGTGCTACTGCTCAGGTCGATGTTGATCTGCCTTGCTCACTCGCTGATATTGTGGGAAATACCTATACTTTCCAGCTCAAGTTGAAGTACTTCAATTTTTTTGCAAACCACCAAACTTTTACCATTTCTCGCATATTCCCTGCGCAGGAGCTTGCGCCCATTCCAACTTTAGAG GAAGGTGCAGATGTTACCGAGCCAGCGCTTCTTCAGAATGTTGCAGCAGCACCAGAAGGTATAGCTGCAATCACGTCCAGCGTTGCAGCGCCTTCCCCCGAGGCTGATGGTACTTTTTCCCAGCGTGAGGAACTAGCTGCGGAGGAAGCTGATCTGGCAGGGAATGCCAGTAAGAAAGCACGTGTGGAATGA